From a single Pseudoalteromonas nigrifaciens genomic region:
- a CDS encoding DUF2789 domain-containing protein produces the protein MDTTKHDINTLFAQLGLPSSEAQIDAFIASHAIEDTTLIQDAPFWDESQQHFLAESLAEDSDWSEVIDELDVRLRQGN, from the coding sequence ATGGATACAACAAAGCACGATATAAATACACTGTTTGCACAACTTGGCTTACCTAGTTCTGAAGCTCAGATTGATGCTTTTATTGCTTCCCATGCGATTGAAGATACAACGTTAATACAAGATGCACCTTTTTGGGATGAATCTCAACAGCATTTTTTAGCTGAATCACTCGCAGAGGACAGTGATTGGAGTGAAGTTATTGATGAGCTTGATGTACGCCTTCGCCAAGGCAATTAA
- a CDS encoding Zn-ribbon-containing protein: MFVVDLTFDCYQDTTLEKAEQAINRLVNALRFNGQIMGEEFPTVLKDGYFITRVMCPNEDAMHPLNNSPFVKHSIEQLHSAGLLAPKVKIIGQDIHSNGSDCCAEPSSYILYTTYVHTCSPLYCGDDFLPVPLFRIPAIANGDYKTLIKWQEDWQACDQIQINGATRCEFPALEEISSIKSDLFRRGKDITKRISFLTKKPVYYYIYRVGGTDKTSELERKCPSCNGDWRLPESWFGLFDFRCEPCALVSNISWDFQ, from the coding sequence ATGTTCGTTGTTGATTTAACCTTTGATTGCTACCAAGACACCACTTTAGAGAAAGCCGAACAAGCTATTAATCGCTTGGTTAATGCGCTACGTTTTAATGGCCAAATAATGGGCGAAGAATTTCCTACTGTTTTAAAGGATGGTTACTTTATTACCCGTGTTATGTGCCCAAACGAAGATGCCATGCACCCGCTTAACAATAGTCCATTTGTAAAACACAGCATTGAGCAATTGCACAGCGCTGGTTTACTTGCGCCAAAAGTAAAAATTATTGGTCAAGATATTCATTCTAATGGGTCTGATTGCTGCGCCGAGCCTTCTAGCTATATTTTATACACCACTTATGTGCATACTTGTAGCCCACTTTATTGTGGTGACGACTTTTTACCGGTACCGCTATTTCGGATCCCAGCAATTGCTAATGGTGATTATAAAACCTTAATTAAATGGCAGGAAGACTGGCAAGCCTGCGATCAAATTCAAATTAATGGCGCAACACGCTGTGAGTTTCCTGCTCTTGAAGAAATTTCGAGTATTAAAAGCGACTTATTCCGCCGCGGTAAAGACATTACTAAACGAATTAGCTTTTTAACTAAAAAACCTGTGTATTACTATATATACCGCGTAGGTGGCACCGATAAAACTTCTGAACTAGAGCGTAAATGCCCAAGCTGTAATGGCGATTGGAGGTTACCTGAATCCTGGTTTGGATTATTTGATTTTAGGTGTGAGCCCTGTGCCTTAGTGTCTAACATATCGTGGGACTTTCAATAA
- the syd gene encoding SecY-interacting protein: MSVVLQLTQLHQRFNDKTLKNTQKHPLMVHDEQWPSPCEIGNVDQQGNIQWQAVLQQPAGSLNDLAKALDVTFPSGLNALYGHMYGGNIQASIDGHQVELLQAWNSDDFDLLQQNITGHVLMKRKLKQPETVFIGLTAQDDLLVSVLLHSGEVCLEYVGKKTHHVLAANIEEFLQALEV; this comes from the coding sequence ATGTCTGTTGTATTGCAGTTAACCCAGCTACACCAAAGGTTTAATGACAAAACCTTAAAAAACACGCAAAAACATCCACTTATGGTGCACGATGAACAATGGCCAAGCCCATGTGAAATAGGTAATGTTGATCAACAAGGTAATATTCAGTGGCAAGCTGTGCTGCAGCAACCTGCAGGCTCGCTTAATGATTTAGCTAAGGCATTGGATGTTACATTTCCAAGTGGCTTAAATGCGCTTTATGGGCATATGTATGGTGGCAATATTCAAGCCAGTATTGATGGTCACCAAGTTGAATTGTTACAGGCATGGAATAGCGATGACTTTGATTTATTGCAACAAAATATAACTGGCCACGTTTTAATGAAGCGTAAACTTAAACAACCTGAAACAGTATTTATAGGGTTAACAGCACAAGATGATTTGTTAGTAAGTGTGTTATTGCACAGCGGTGAAGTGTGCTTAGAGTACGTAGGCAAAAAAACGCATCATGTGCTTGCTGCCAATATAGAAGAATTTTTGCAAGCGCTTGAGGTTTAA
- the queF gene encoding NADPH-dependent 7-cyano-7-deazaguanine reductase QueF (Catalyzes the NADPH-dependent reduction of 7-cyano-7-deazaguanine (preQ0) to 7-aminomethyl-7-deazaguanine (preQ1) in queuosine biosynthesis), producing MTDYSNSPDLKGSVLGQSTEYIDQYTPSLLFPIARKLNRDALNIDEAALPFKGQDIWTGYELSWLNAKGKPQVAIAVFTFACQSSHLVESKSFKLYLNSFNQTRFNSRDEVKQHLVKDLTAVVNSLVQVTLYNADEYNCLPYTPLPGECIDDLDIEIDNYDIDAHSLKSQSNKTVTETLHSHLLKSNCLITSQPDWASVIIRYTGEQICRESLLRYLISFRTHNEFHEQCVERIYSDLSTQLSIKNLEVYARYTRRGGLDINPYRSTHNNDTPFAVKINRQ from the coding sequence ATGACAGATTACAGCAATTCTCCCGACCTTAAAGGCAGTGTGTTAGGCCAATCAACTGAATATATAGATCAATATACTCCAAGCTTACTTTTTCCAATTGCACGCAAGCTAAATAGAGATGCTTTAAATATTGACGAAGCCGCTTTACCATTCAAAGGCCAAGACATTTGGACTGGTTACGAGCTGTCGTGGTTAAACGCCAAAGGCAAGCCGCAAGTCGCTATCGCTGTATTTACTTTTGCCTGCCAAAGCAGTCATCTTGTTGAATCTAAGTCGTTTAAACTGTATTTAAATAGCTTTAACCAAACTCGATTTAACAGCCGTGATGAAGTGAAACAGCATTTAGTTAAAGATCTAACCGCCGTGGTTAACAGCTTAGTGCAGGTAACTTTATACAATGCAGATGAGTATAACTGCCTTCCTTACACCCCATTACCTGGTGAGTGTATTGATGATTTAGATATCGAAATTGATAACTACGATATTGACGCTCATTCTCTAAAATCGCAAAGCAATAAAACAGTAACCGAAACCCTGCATAGCCACTTACTTAAGTCTAACTGCTTAATTACCTCACAACCCGATTGGGCAAGTGTAATTATTCGTTATACAGGTGAGCAAATATGCAGAGAGTCGTTACTGCGCTATTTAATTTCGTTTAGAACCCATAATGAGTTTCATGAACAATGCGTGGAGCGTATTTATAGCGATTTAAGCACTCAGCTCAGCATTAAAAATCTTGAAGTTTATGCTCGCTATACGCGCCGTGGTGGCCTTGATATAAATCCGTATCGCTCAACTCATAATAACGACACGCCATTTGCAGTTAAAATTAACCGCCAATAA
- a CDS encoding peptidylprolyl isomerase, with amino-acid sequence MKKYLLTVAAAMLLNGCAGQYKQSITTQQGEPKIKHTASDVITKAAEDEWRVVNPQNILKITLPTGATYIELNPQLAPKHVKNIKKLAREGFYQGTSVYRFVEGFVAQGGASSAKKIIKTANKSLLAEFYLTTKQPSAITALEGDGYAPITGFLNGFAVAQNALQTQTWQVHCSGIFAMARDNDINSASTEFFITIGQAPRYLDKNTTVFGRVLEGIEHVNRLERTARNDKEFNPITDIQVLEDINNSDKSVFKVMKTNSQAFKNLIAARKNRSEPWFVHTANYIDVCGVAIPTKRSE; translated from the coding sequence ATGAAAAAGTACCTGTTAACAGTGGCCGCTGCGATGTTATTAAACGGCTGTGCTGGACAATATAAACAAAGCATTACCACGCAACAAGGTGAGCCTAAAATAAAGCACACTGCCAGTGACGTTATTACTAAAGCCGCCGAGGACGAGTGGCGAGTGGTTAACCCACAAAATATTTTAAAAATAACCTTACCCACAGGCGCCACTTATATTGAGCTTAATCCGCAGCTTGCTCCAAAGCATGTAAAAAATATTAAAAAGCTTGCGCGAGAAGGCTTTTATCAAGGAACGAGTGTTTATCGCTTTGTTGAGGGATTTGTAGCTCAAGGTGGTGCTAGCAGTGCTAAAAAGATTATTAAGACTGCAAATAAATCACTTTTGGCCGAGTTTTATTTAACCACTAAACAGCCGTCGGCAATTACAGCCCTTGAAGGTGATGGTTATGCACCTATAACTGGTTTTTTAAATGGTTTTGCGGTTGCTCAAAACGCACTACAAACCCAAACTTGGCAAGTGCATTGCAGCGGCATATTTGCAATGGCGCGAGATAACGATATAAATAGTGCAAGCACCGAATTCTTTATCACTATAGGGCAAGCGCCACGTTATTTAGATAAAAACACCACTGTATTTGGACGCGTACTTGAGGGTATAGAGCATGTTAACCGCTTAGAGCGTACCGCTCGCAATGATAAAGAATTTAACCCAATAACAGATATTCAAGTACTTGAAGACATTAATAACAGTGATAAAAGTGTTTTTAAAGTGATGAAAACAAACTCACAGGCATTTAAAAACCTAATTGCGGCAAGAAAAAATCGCTCTGAGCCTTGGTTTGTACATACAGCTAATTATATAGACGTGTGCGGTGTGGCTATTCCCACCAAACGTAGTGAATAA
- a CDS encoding autotransporter assembly complex protein TamB, whose product MTVFKKITASVSAVLVILLITVFCILFTAPGNQFIAYSANKLVDGLNIDIKNGRFLYNDVFNVRYNNNGVDFNAQQLKLNLFWWQCDGICIDNLSANTMALTLEQSTEAVAEEPSEPLTKITLPFNIAVKNIAVKVFTLEHPSANVRVDNFKLSAKAMGSELVVKSLNIPKILVTLKEQAQSQQSQTASTAITQLPALPNIEFTSPLDITIEQFDIDKVAIQQGEQDYEIENIALQMTVEDAKINLYSLAARYQQWQLNTQLNTELAGNMPLKGHIVLKSPQHQADLSLSGDLANLNVDLETTGQFPLSLNANANLKQTNYPFTVKGKINQWLIDAQSEQLTLRKVNLSAQGNADDYQLSLTATSQLGAYPAVDLNTQLTGTLTHAQLSTLSVKANDSTAKINANVNWQQGIQADFAGTLSHLKAQYLTDAVTSDISGQFKGSFNAQTDTWQLKMNNTKLTGTLNDVPLEFAANFRLDNALKANIDSFYLSSGKNKLELNGQIDSKWLVDGNITLQSDEQANMPFIADGKANIALRGQRLTPSVDLALMLERFIFDEINISKLSVKADLDTAADWQTNIAIDVGSALVAEQQINSVKIDATGDKKDHQLTASVDAQQGAVEFEVNGQLTNAIWQGALSNVQLSDKKLSFNNSKKITLNVNTQTGDFDVSKHCWQSAQSELCIDTLSQNKQLGQFNAKLNNLALEELKHLLPDNVGAEGALTGEFVANWQASALKTLRASLNSNNLIAKYNSEEDNFRLPIETLSVNAFTDSQTGKLTANLNSSVLGEITTQINVDDIQNTQALSGNVNIDKILFSNLQPFLDTIEQLKGNISGKIALAGTLKEPLLEGEVNIDDINLQGEQLPIALEKSNVSILFNKATATIKGLLTDPQGGNIKLNGDIDWQGEQPAVNVAIVGEQFYVRAQQGVVFKVSPDLKIGLANNAINLVGEVIVPYGRIEIEELPEGAVQVSDDEIIVDQKTKATKKVPFDYDIDLKLIVKNDVKIESFGLESKVEGDLAIKMSQGTPIIATGELKLVNGTYLAFGQDLLIRTGQVGFSGSIEQPYLNIKAIRNPENTANGVIAGVTLTGNVEQPRLKVFSEPAMDQAQALAYLLNGQPLGEGDSSTDAMLTQLLLSQGVSRSEGLVSKVGETFGLSDVSLTSKGSGEQTKVEISGYVAPSLQVKYSVGIFDSLSEVAIRYQLLSQFYIEITSGLYQNVDILYKFDWD is encoded by the coding sequence ATGACTGTATTTAAAAAAATAACTGCAAGTGTCAGTGCTGTTTTAGTCATACTGCTAATAACCGTATTTTGTATATTATTTACTGCACCCGGTAATCAATTTATTGCTTATAGTGCAAACAAGTTGGTTGATGGTTTAAATATTGACATTAAAAACGGTCGGTTTTTATATAACGATGTATTTAATGTTAGGTATAACAATAACGGGGTAGATTTTAATGCCCAGCAACTAAAGCTTAATTTATTTTGGTGGCAGTGCGACGGTATTTGCATTGATAATTTAAGTGCTAATACAATGGCCTTAACTTTGGAGCAATCAACTGAAGCAGTTGCAGAAGAGCCATCTGAGCCACTAACTAAAATTACCTTACCTTTTAATATCGCTGTTAAAAATATAGCTGTAAAAGTATTTACTTTAGAACACCCAAGCGCCAACGTGCGTGTTGATAACTTTAAGTTATCGGCAAAAGCGATGGGATCAGAGCTTGTAGTAAAAAGCTTAAACATACCTAAAATACTGGTTACGCTAAAAGAGCAAGCCCAATCCCAGCAATCACAAACAGCATCAACGGCAATTACGCAGCTTCCAGCACTGCCTAATATCGAATTTACTTCACCACTGGATATAACCATTGAGCAGTTTGATATTGATAAAGTGGCTATACAGCAGGGCGAACAAGACTATGAGATAGAAAATATAGCACTGCAAATGACTGTAGAAGATGCCAAAATAAATTTATATTCTTTAGCGGCTCGTTATCAGCAGTGGCAATTAAATACACAACTTAACACAGAGCTTGCAGGTAATATGCCGCTAAAAGGTCATATTGTATTAAAAAGCCCGCAACACCAAGCTGACTTATCACTCAGTGGCGACTTGGCAAATTTAAACGTTGATTTAGAAACCACCGGGCAATTTCCGCTTAGTTTAAATGCCAATGCTAATTTAAAGCAAACAAACTACCCATTTACAGTTAAAGGCAAAATAAACCAGTGGCTGATCGACGCACAAAGCGAGCAGTTAACGCTACGTAAGGTTAACTTAAGTGCGCAGGGCAACGCAGATGACTATCAACTTAGTTTAACTGCAACGAGCCAGTTAGGCGCGTACCCGGCCGTTGATTTAAACACACAATTAACGGGCACGCTTACCCATGCACAGCTTTCTACATTGTCGGTTAAGGCCAACGACAGTACTGCAAAAATAAATGCCAATGTTAACTGGCAACAAGGTATACAAGCAGATTTTGCAGGGACGCTATCGCATTTAAAAGCGCAATACTTAACAGATGCAGTAACGAGTGATATTTCTGGGCAGTTTAAAGGCTCATTTAATGCACAAACGGATACTTGGCAACTGAAAATGAATAATACCAAACTCACCGGCACACTTAACGACGTGCCATTAGAGTTTGCCGCAAACTTTAGGCTAGATAATGCATTAAAAGCTAATATTGATAGTTTTTATTTAAGCAGTGGTAAAAATAAATTAGAACTCAATGGCCAAATAGATAGCAAATGGTTAGTAGATGGCAATATAACATTACAAAGTGATGAGCAGGCTAATATGCCATTTATTGCAGATGGTAAGGCCAATATAGCCCTTAGAGGTCAAAGGTTAACACCGTCGGTTGACTTAGCATTAATGCTGGAACGTTTTATTTTTGATGAAATAAATATAAGTAAGTTATCTGTTAAAGCTGATCTTGATACAGCGGCCGATTGGCAAACTAATATTGCAATAGATGTTGGTTCGGCTTTAGTTGCTGAGCAACAAATTAACAGTGTAAAAATAGATGCAACAGGGGATAAAAAAGATCATCAACTTACCGCATCTGTTGATGCGCAACAAGGTGCAGTTGAGTTTGAAGTTAATGGTCAACTTACCAATGCGATTTGGCAAGGTGCATTGAGCAATGTGCAGTTAAGCGATAAAAAGCTAAGCTTTAACAACAGTAAAAAAATTACACTTAACGTAAACACCCAAACAGGCGATTTTGATGTAAGTAAGCACTGCTGGCAATCTGCACAAAGTGAGTTGTGTATCGACACTTTGTCGCAAAATAAACAGTTAGGTCAATTCAATGCTAAATTAAACAATTTAGCACTTGAGGAACTAAAGCATTTACTACCTGATAATGTTGGTGCAGAAGGCGCTTTAACAGGGGAATTTGTTGCAAACTGGCAAGCGAGTGCGCTGAAAACATTACGCGCTTCTTTAAATTCAAATAACTTAATAGCCAAATACAATTCCGAAGAAGATAACTTTCGTTTACCAATAGAAACGCTTAGTGTGAATGCATTTACTGATTCTCAAACAGGTAAATTAACAGCTAACTTAAACTCTAGCGTGTTAGGTGAAATTACCACGCAAATTAATGTAGATGACATACAAAACACGCAAGCGTTAAGCGGTAATGTAAACATAGATAAAATATTATTTTCTAACTTGCAGCCATTTTTAGACACTATTGAGCAGCTCAAAGGCAATATTAGCGGTAAAATTGCATTAGCAGGTACATTAAAAGAGCCACTCCTTGAAGGTGAAGTAAATATTGATGATATTAATTTACAAGGTGAACAACTACCAATAGCACTTGAAAAATCGAATGTGAGTATTTTATTTAACAAAGCGACAGCAACAATTAAAGGCCTTTTAACAGATCCCCAAGGCGGGAATATTAAATTAAATGGCGACATAGATTGGCAAGGTGAACAACCAGCCGTTAACGTTGCAATAGTAGGTGAGCAATTTTATGTACGTGCTCAGCAAGGAGTCGTTTTTAAAGTATCTCCAGATTTAAAAATTGGTTTGGCTAACAACGCAATAAACCTTGTGGGTGAAGTAATTGTCCCTTATGGGCGAATTGAAATAGAAGAGCTGCCAGAGGGCGCTGTGCAAGTTAGCGATGACGAAATAATCGTTGATCAAAAAACCAAAGCGACTAAAAAAGTGCCATTTGATTACGATATAGATTTAAAACTGATTGTAAAAAATGACGTGAAAATTGAATCATTCGGTCTAGAATCTAAAGTAGAAGGCGACTTGGCGATTAAAATGAGCCAAGGAACTCCTATTATTGCCACAGGCGAGCTTAAGTTAGTAAACGGTACATACTTAGCATTTGGCCAAGATTTGTTAATTCGTACCGGCCAGGTTGGCTTTAGTGGCTCAATAGAGCAGCCTTACTTAAATATTAAAGCCATTCGTAATCCCGAAAACACCGCCAATGGTGTTATTGCTGGGGTAACGCTTACAGGTAATGTAGAGCAACCCAGGCTAAAAGTGTTTTCGGAGCCAGCGATGGATCAGGCACAAGCTTTGGCCTATTTACTCAATGGCCAACCATTAGGCGAGGGCGATAGCTCCACCGATGCTATGCTCACTCAGTTGTTACTTTCGCAGGGGGTTAGCCGCAGTGAAGGGCTGGTTTCTAAAGTGGGTGAAACGTTTGGTTTGTCGGATGTTAGCCTTACCTCTAAAGGCAGTGGTGAGCAAACAAAAGTAGAAATATCAGGCTATGTGGCACCGAGCTTACAAGTAAAATACAGTGTTGGTATTTTTGACTCCCTTAGTGAAGTGGCAATACGTTATCAGCTGCTTTCGCAGTTTTATATCGAAATAACCAGTGGGCTATATCAAAACGTAGATATACTTTATAAGTTTGATTGGGACTAA
- a CDS encoding autotransporter assembly complex protein TamA: protein MFNQFLRYMFIFCILLSAQSVASENVIEDYEIKGINDDLEKNVALYLKQLIGEKPTLTLRRYAKKQVENSIKALGYYGPKVEVNFDKDERDLVVRVERGPATRIAAINISVKGAGKQDSALLAVINNITLKQGDILNHGHYDSAHKKIESMLLELGYFDAKWPARKLEVSLGKHSAEVTFIIETGVRYQFGDIVIASDTPAEKYIRSLAPFAKGQPYKSTHIADYNLDLSSTPYFTSVRVYADITERKNNQVPIKVDVLHKPANSYEVGGGFSTDLGPKVRFKWSKPWITQDGHYLESNLNVSERQQDISMAYTIPEDDPNDDLWRFSVGYKLEDELANNIYSEILTGQVQRQWLTDNNWVRTAFIRRDHETYRIGDDEEESSEMLMPGISYARKKSKGGTTPYWGEQWLISAEFGVEDVLSSTNLIRVQLQNAWLRTYLDRHLVFLKANLGAMLVDNIANVPYSLRFFAGGDQSVRGFAYQSISPENDEGQLIGGKYLVSGTAEYNYQFAQNWRVALFVDGGTATNDFSDRFEVGAGFGFRYLTPVGPVRIDHAWGLTKESKSTRLSITIGPEI, encoded by the coding sequence TTGTTTAATCAGTTTTTGCGTTACATGTTTATTTTTTGCATTCTTCTGAGTGCTCAGTCTGTTGCCTCTGAAAATGTAATAGAAGATTATGAGATTAAAGGGATAAATGACGATTTAGAAAAAAATGTTGCGCTTTATTTAAAACAACTTATAGGTGAAAAGCCGACCTTGACCCTGCGCCGCTATGCAAAAAAACAAGTCGAGAATAGTATTAAAGCATTAGGGTATTACGGCCCTAAAGTAGAGGTTAACTTTGATAAAGATGAGCGTGATTTGGTGGTTAGAGTTGAGCGAGGGCCAGCTACTCGCATCGCTGCAATAAATATTAGTGTAAAGGGGGCTGGCAAGCAGGACTCCGCTTTATTGGCAGTAATTAATAATATTACCCTAAAGCAGGGAGATATTTTAAACCACGGACATTATGACAGCGCGCATAAAAAAATAGAATCAATGCTGTTAGAGCTAGGTTATTTTGACGCTAAATGGCCTGCGCGTAAACTAGAAGTATCTTTGGGGAAACATAGCGCAGAAGTTACTTTTATTATTGAAACTGGGGTGCGTTATCAGTTTGGCGATATTGTAATTGCTAGCGATACACCTGCTGAAAAGTATATTCGTTCTTTAGCGCCTTTTGCCAAAGGGCAGCCTTATAAATCGACCCACATAGCCGATTATAATCTTGATTTATCAAGCACGCCTTATTTTACTAGTGTACGAGTATATGCAGATATAACCGAACGTAAAAATAACCAAGTACCTATAAAAGTAGATGTATTACATAAACCTGCAAATAGCTATGAAGTGGGTGGTGGCTTTAGTACCGACTTAGGCCCCAAAGTGCGCTTTAAATGGAGTAAACCATGGATAACGCAAGATGGCCATTACCTAGAAAGTAACTTAAATGTGTCTGAGCGACAACAAGATATTTCAATGGCTTATACAATCCCAGAGGATGATCCTAATGACGATTTATGGCGTTTTTCGGTTGGTTATAAACTTGAGGATGAATTAGCTAATAATATTTATAGTGAAATACTTACCGGGCAAGTACAACGCCAATGGTTAACTGATAATAACTGGGTGCGTACCGCTTTTATACGCCGCGACCATGAAACATATAGAATAGGTGACGACGAAGAAGAAAGCAGTGAAATGTTAATGCCGGGTATTAGTTATGCACGTAAAAAATCAAAAGGGGGAACAACCCCTTATTGGGGCGAACAGTGGTTAATATCTGCAGAGTTTGGCGTAGAAGATGTACTCTCTAGTACTAATTTGATCCGCGTGCAGTTACAAAACGCTTGGCTGAGAACTTATTTAGACCGCCATTTAGTGTTTTTAAAAGCGAACCTAGGTGCCATGTTGGTCGATAATATAGCTAATGTGCCGTATTCACTGCGCTTTTTTGCTGGTGGCGATCAAAGTGTGCGTGGTTTTGCGTATCAATCAATTTCACCCGAAAACGATGAAGGGCAGCTAATAGGGGGTAAGTACTTAGTCTCTGGTACTGCAGAATACAACTATCAGTTTGCGCAAAATTGGCGGGTTGCTTTATTTGTAGATGGAGGTACTGCAACCAATGATTTTTCGGATAGATTTGAAGTAGGTGCTGGTTTTGGTTTTCGTTATTTAACACCTGTAGGTCCGGTTAGAATTGACCACGCTTGGGGACTTACCAAAGAAAGTAAAAGCACCCGTTTGAGTATTACTATAGGGCCTGAAATTTAA
- a CDS encoding ribonuclease E inhibitor RraB: MQFPDDENGQLLAEIAAAGIDLSKMHQVDFYILFEQQSDAEKFAKEVVADTLVQHAELEKCQDTGVWEVITQVQMVPEHTLLGQAEQYIESIANNFNGYGDGWGLMDAEEA, encoded by the coding sequence ATGCAATTTCCTGATGACGAAAATGGCCAACTTTTAGCTGAAATAGCCGCCGCTGGTATTGATTTAAGTAAAATGCACCAAGTCGATTTTTATATTTTATTTGAGCAACAAAGCGATGCAGAAAAGTTTGCCAAAGAAGTGGTAGCCGATACATTAGTGCAGCATGCTGAACTCGAAAAATGCCAAGACACTGGCGTATGGGAAGTAATTACTCAAGTACAAATGGTTCCTGAGCACACTCTATTAGGCCAAGCTGAGCAATACATTGAAAGCATAGCTAATAACTTTAACGGTTACGGCGATGGTTGGGGATTAATGGACGCAGAAGAAGCTTAA